From a single Trachemys scripta elegans isolate TJP31775 chromosome 17, CAS_Tse_1.0, whole genome shotgun sequence genomic region:
- the MCOLN1 gene encoding mucolipin-1, with protein sequence MSAPRCPHSPPAETQRLLTPVNSYGSQDGGAGPGVGAASLLPEEEDLRRRLKYFFMSPCDKFRAKGRKPFKLVLQMIKIIIVTIQLILFGLSNQMVVTFKEENTIAFKHLFLKDYVDGSEDTYAVYTQRDLYDHMFYAVEKYLAIPNETIGRYAYVHGECSGNQSALMLCQQYYRKGEIDPANDTFNIDPKIITDCLGVDPMERMPWPLQPVETLSLQPHPSYRNFTLKFHKLINVTIQFKLKAINIQTIINNEIPDCYTFTITITFDNKAHSGRVKIGLDNRADIKECKDPSVYGRGDNTFRMFFDVAVILVCVLSFILCARSIIRGLMLQHELGHFFQRRYNQDVCLSDRMEFVNGWYILLVVSDVLTVSGTIMKIGIESKNFASYDVCSILLGTSTLLVWVGVIRYLSFFQKYNILIVTMRVALPNVIRFCCCVAVIYLGYCFCGWIVLGPYHVKFRSLSMVSECLFSLINGDDMFVTFAEMQQNSYLVWLFSQLYLYTFISLFIYMVLSLFIALITGSYETIKHQCEGDVPITQLHMYIAECKDSPRSGKFRRESSSSCSVFCCCERAPLQDNTLVVN encoded by the exons ATGTCCGCGCCCCGCTGTCCGCACAGCCCGCCCGCAG AGACACAGAGGCTGCTGACCCCTGTGAATAGCTATGGGTCTCAAGACGGGGGGGCCGGGCCAGGTGTGGGCGCCGCCTCTCTTCTGCCTGAGGAGGAAGACTTGCGCAGGCGCCTCAAGTACTTCTTCATGAGCCCGTGTGACAAGTTCCGCGCCAAGGGCCGCAAACCCTTCAAGCTGGTGCTGCAGATGATCAAGATCATCATCGTCACCATCCAG CTTATCCTTTTTGGGCTCAGCAATCAGATGGTGGTGACGTTCAAGGAGGAGAATACCATTGCTTTCAAACACCTGTTTCTGAAGGACTATGTGGATGGGTCGGAGGACACCTATGCTGTCTATACGCAGAGGGACCTCTACGATCACATGTTCTATGCCGTGGAGAAG taccTGGCCATTCCTAACGAGACAATCGGGCGCTACGCCTACGTGCATGGGGAGTGCAGCGGGAACCAGTCGGCCCTCATGCTGTGCCAGCAGTACTATCGCAAAGGGGAGATCGACCCTGCCAATGACACTTTCAACATCGACCCCAAGATCATCACAG ACTGCCTGGGTGTGGACCCCATGGAGAGGATGCCCTGGCCCCTGCAGCCTGTGGAGacactctccctgcagccccaccccagctaCCGGAACTTCACGCTCAAGTTTCACAA GCTCATTAACGTCACCATCCAGTTTAAACTGAAGGCCATCAACATCCAGACGATCATTAACAATGAGATTCCGGACTGCTACACCTTCACCATCACT atcACGTTTGACAACAAGGCTCACAGTGGCCGGGTGAAGATCGGCCTGGACAACAGAGCTGACATCAAAGAGTGCAAGGACCCCAGCGTCTATGGCCGAG GAGACAACACCTTCCGCATGTTCTTCGACGTGGCTGTGATCCTTGTTTGTGTGCTGTCCTTCATCCTGTGTGCCCGCTCCATCATCCGGGGCTTGATGCTGCAGCAT GAGTTGGGCCATTTCTTTCAGAGACGCTACAACCAGGACGTCTGCCTGTCAGACCGCATGGAGTTTGTGAATGGCTGGTACATCCTGCTGGTGGTGAGTGATGTCCTGACAGTGTCCGGGACCATCATGAAGATCGGAATTGAATCAAAG AACTTTGCCAGCTACGACGTGTGCAGCATCCTTCTGGGCACCTCCACGCTCCTGGTCTGGGTCGGGGTCATCCGCTACCTCAGCTTCTTCCAGAAATACAAT ATTCTCATAGTGACCATGAGGGTCGCCCTCCCCAACGTGATCCGCTTCTGCTGCTGTGTCGCTGTCATTTACCTGGGCTACTGCTTCTGCGGGTGGATCGTACTGGGCCCGTACCATGTCAAG TTCCGCTCCCTCTCCATGGTGTCCGAATGCCTCTTCTCCCTCATCAACGGGGACGATATGTTCGTGACCTTCGCTGAGATGCAACAGAACAGCTACCTGGTGtggctcttcagccagctctaccTCTACACCTTCATCAGTCTCTTCATCTACATGGTGCTCAGCCTCTTCATTGCACTCATCACGGGCTCTTATGAGACCATCAAG CACCAGTGTGAGGGTGATGTGCCCATCACACAGCTCCACATGTATAT